The window GTTGAGTTGACTTGCACCCTCAGACCACTCCAAGATCCTAGGAAGACTAGATTGTGACCTGTTCTAAGGCTTTAATTCTACTTTTGCAGTAAATAATTATATTCTTGATTGGATATGGAAAATTAGCTGCTATATGAACTATTTTGCAAGGAACAGGAAAATATAATTCTTGTATTTACTAAGTTGTAAGTTGAGCCCTGGACGTATTTTAGAAATAATAAGTGCTAGGATAATAATAAGGTtagatccaaagaactgtgagcAAAAGGAAAGCAACACTCAGAATGCTACGAACAATTTGCGTAAGAGGTCAGGCAGTGCCTCAGTAGGTATGTTTATTGTAGTTATCCTGCTTTTGTGCACCTTCTTGAACAAgctgttttgcaagcagaagtGTATTCCTCATGCAGTGCCTTAGGGTGGAGTATGAAACAAccctttgcatgtagaagggcaCCATTTGGATTCCAACCCCTTGACTCAGTCAAACATTATCATTCACACCTTTACTTCATAAAGAAGGCACCCTTCTCTTGAAGTGTTCTGTGCATTCTGAATTTGATACTAATTTAAAATTGCTCCGGGGTTTGAGGCATTTGCAAAAAGCTTTCAGTGCTGAGGTCATTCCCGCAAAGCATTACTGTAAACTGCACATTAAGCTGCCTGGCTGCTTGTAATTGTTTTACTTTGGATAATGTAGTGAGATTAGATAATAGACAGCCTGCTGTTAGAGCAGTGGCTGTCTACTAATTGCTGGGTTTCAGTTCTTTGTGCACCCAGGTCCAAAGGCAAAGATTGTTGACGTGGCGACATTTGCCAAGAAAGAGAAGAGACTGTAGGACTGACGACAGTGAAGTAGATGTTCCTCATATCAGGAGAGCTGATGTAACACCATAGCTGAAAGTGGGAGCTGTGAGAGAAGTCTCTGATGTACCTTAGCGCCAAACTCACTAGATGAAGTTAGGCAAAACAAGCCTCTTAGcttctgccacccccacccccaccacctcacTCCCAATCTGAGGTGCTATTTAAATGCTGAGTATGATTATAATAAGCACAAAGTGTGAGGTTTTTTGTTATataatttgctttcttttttcttttttgctttgtcATGATTACTAGTAATCAAGGGTGGCTCTGGGGGGGCAAGTGGCTTGCCCCCACATCAATGTTtcaatatgtgggacacagctcacccacgcgaaatgcactttgccccttctgtgcccccccccaatttttctgGGGCTGCCACTGCTAGCGGTACTTCTCATTCAGGTAGTGTGTTCAAGTATTCAGAGCCCTTGTGTACAGTATTAAAACTACAGCAGCTTTGTAAAGTAGACTGGTATTATTTCTCAGTGGGAGCATTATATTTTTGTTTGATCCTTTTTGTCACGTTCTACAATCCCTTTGTGTATCCAAATATACACCAGGATTTGAAGCAATAAGGTCTATTTGCTGCTGCACTACAACtgcaccccccccaccgcccccggtCTGTCATTTATATACTATCGTTGTCCAGCTATTGTAGATTGGAATTGGAGCCTTCATGTGTGCACATAGTATTTCACCACCTATTTATTGCTAGCATTGTTTAGGTGATGCCTATTTGACCAAATTCTTGACTTGCATTCATGCTTGGAATTGGACTGCTTGAAAGTGAAACgaatattatataatattattataaatatttctataaatatttaaaaacctaTATCAAGTGTTTATcaatttcttcttctccccccccccaaaaaaaacccccaacaacccCTGGTAAGAACATTTTGATTTGTGTAATCTACTTTGCCCTGATTGCTTAGTGATTGCTTAGTGCCATGCTGATGAAAATGGATAAATTGCTAGGACAGTCATCATCTAGAGATTAAAAGGTAACAAGACCTGATTATCTAGCATGCCAAGGCCAACAATTTAGCAGTATAGTGTCCCAGAGCAGATTTACCAAAATAATTTTGTTTATCAGAAAGTAAGGGAACAGAATATATCTAATTTAAGGTGAATCAACAgaactattttttaaattatttttaagtctATTGTGAGAGCACACATCTTGTCTGTttgaatgaattaaaaaatgccaaaataaactaaaataataTAGTGAACACTGGTGGATTCTAAAAAGTGTTGTACAATTCCTCTATAGAACATTAGCTGTTAGGAAAGTAACTGTCCAGTGAAGGGCAAACTGTGAAGCATGATGAGAAATCCCTAAAAGACCAAATACCTAAGCACCATATTGTTTAGGATTTCAGCACTGCAGCTCCACATTGTAGGCAATCTGGAGCTGCAGGCAAATTTGTTTTTAGAAGTGGTGTGATGCCCCAGAAGATGGATATACAGTGATTGTACAAATGTAAATTGTTGTGTTGTTGTCTTGCTTTATATAGGTTTGTTCGAACAGTACTGCCCTTTTCCCAGGAATTCCAGAGAGATAAGCAGCCTAATGCACAGCCCCAGTATCTTCATGGATCAAAGGTTAATTTGTTTCCATATTTCAGCTTTGCTTGCAATAGAGAGACTTTTTATTAAAACTTGCATTGCATTTCTCTTACATCTTACATCTTTAGCATATTTTTGCTTGATAAAACATTGATCCTCAAAAGCAGAGTTGATACATGTGAAGATTAACATACAGAGACATAAATATACAGGTTTAGACATAACATACATATACAGATTTAGACACAacagtcaaaccatggtttggccaTTGGATCCAAACCAGGCCAATGCCTGACcctgctattagggatgtgcacagaaccagtttggcactccctttctggagtgccaaactggttcggtttgccGGTGTCTTAACCGGTTCGAAGGgcggggggtagctttaagggatAGGGAAGGCGCTGCCTCCCTGTCAGCCCCCACCTCGCCATTCCCCCCCAATCCAGAAAAGTGGGCATGCTGGCCATAAGTGTGGCGATGCTTatcagggctgcaagcaggaacactgctgcccagcACACCCACTTTTTTGGAGGGCACCAACGTGGGGGAACtgatggggtgggggctgacaggaggcagcaccttccctgttcCTTAAatctacactcccccccccccaggagtgcATAAACTGGTTCCGTATACATCCCTACCTGTTACCTGTCTAGGATGTTTATGCTTTACCAGGTGATTATGTGTGGTGCTGTTCATTATCAATTGCGTCTTTCTGCTTTACTGCaagacccacccacccatcctgcttaccacatttacctgaatccactacaaggttttccccaagttctttgattttagaaactggggggtcgtcttaaattcagagtcctctgccTAGCTTGCTCCCAGCTCTCTCCCTTGCAAAGGACCCGAGCAGTAGCCCAGCCAAACCATGCctagaactttacaaaaagtgAGATGAGAAAGATGGGGGGCTGTGCACTTCCTCTCCCCTTCTTCTTTTACTCTCAAAGTAAGGTGAGCTCCCAGCgtggctgctcccagctggctggctccctccctccctcgcttgcctgcctgcctttctcttccttctcagTCTGGCTTTGCAAGATGCAGTGCCTTTTCCCACATTGTTGCCTTTTCCTTTCTGCTTTTGGAGCAAGTGCACCTTGAAACCTGCTGAGGTCTTGGCTGcttggggatggagggaggccgTGCTTTTAAAGTGACAGTGGCCCTTCCAGCCCAagatgtgtgtgagtgagtgtttgGATTGCTTGGGGTTGTGCATGCCTGTGTCTGGCTTGTTGGCAAAGGGGTGAAAGAAGCAGCAACAGATGCTCCAGAGGAGCTCACCTGCCCCGACTCACTGGCCTCTCGCCGCTGCCTTAGCATCAAGCCTGGCCCTGGAGAAGGGCAAGGAACATGACAAGCCAGCAGGATCCAGGCCCCACACAAAACCAAAAGCAAATGGTGGCTAGTAGGATGTACCCCAGGGCAGCCTGTGCCAAAGGGCCAGGAAGAGAATGAGGATGGTGATGGcaatggagagagaaaagggtCTCACCTTGGTGCCCTTCTgcattgctgttttgttttgtttgggggtggttgggggGGGTCCAGGGAAAGTCGGGGTGAGGGGAGCAGACAGGCTGTGAATGGAACTCTAGCatcaggtgggggagggaggctttGCTGTTGGGAGCACTGGAAGCCAGAGAGTTTGCTGCTCTGTTGGTACATGCAATATGAGTACCAAACCATTTCTGCTGGTGTACTCGAACTGGATCGGAAAAATTATGTGAACTCCTGGGTATGACCTGTATTTAATCTGCatttttaaggggatcatcttaaatttagagtcatcttggATTTATACAGTAACTGGGTTTGGAGCAGTCATCCTTCTAGTCCTCTGTCCTTTCTGCCTTTATCAATCATCCCTCTCCCGAAAGAAGGGattgttttttgcattttataaatCATAAGCAGGACTCTTGCTTTGTGCCAGTGAAATGCAACTCTGCATTTGGAATAAATTATACACATTTGAGAAAAATGTTTAAATAGAGAAATGTGTTTTGTGGTGTTAGATTTTTATTAAGCTACCTGTTGGGGATACCAGATCAAGATGTGCCAATATTGGGCATATTATACTATACTCATTATTGAGATTGTGGTCAATTTAATACATGAGGCTACATCTTCCTACAGTCCCTGTTAGTTGGCATATCAATGTTCCCCACCCACTTTGCCCTCTCCAGACACCATAATGTGGAACACATTGTTAGCAGTAGAAACTTCTTATGTTATAACCCAGTGCCCTTCACTATTTTTTGAGTGGGGGCTGCAGCTCGTTCCACGTGGCAGGGGGAAGGCGAGGACAGTGGCCCCCACCACAGCGGCggggggttgagagagagagaaagcacaagGTCTGGCCAATGAAGCCTGCCGTgggtagtggtgtgtgtgtgtgtgtgtgtgttgaggataGCGGTATAAATTCAACAAATCCACCTGCCGCCGCCAGCACCACTGGCATCTGAGCGGAACCAGCAGCACCCCAGTCAGGGTCCTGCAGAGAGACTGCCCCACTGccactggcctccacacatgtgatgacccctcaaatggcctctgtgcatgcgtgaaGGCCAGCGAGAGGCAGGGCAACATCTCTGCAGTGCTCTGGCTGGGGTACTGGTTCCACTCAGATTCTGGTAGTGCTGGTGGCAGGCAAGTTTGTTGAAATTATAGTCCACCGCCCTCACTGCCACTTCCCACCTGGGCAGGCTTCACTTGCCAGATCTTATGCGCGCTCTTCCTCTCTCTACCTCCCTGTCTGCCGTTTTGGCcaacagaaggagggaggggaggggagaagcatgTCAGGGGCCACCACTGGGGTCCATGAGGGCTTCTTGTGGCCCACATGCCACGCAGGGAAGACCAGTGTTATGACCTGATTTCAAAAGCATGGGGAAGAGCAATGACCAGGTGAAATTTCAAATATTTACAGAAGATTCACAGGGAGATATAATCTCTCGTGTAAAAATTGATACCATAAATTGATCCCCTGCCATTTGAGCCTTTCTTGGATGTATTTGGGACATCCAGGCATTCCATATAGATAATCAAAGGGTCCAAAAATCTTGGCAGATCTAAAAAGAGATTATTTTTCCCCCCTTGATCCCAAATTGCAAAAATGAGATGCTGACGAGAGATGTAAATCTGGGAATATTCTAGTAAGATTCCTACTACCAGTCTCAGCAAAGGCACCAAATTCCTGAAACACTTTAAATTTGTAATGGAATATTGCCAGCAAACAGTACGTCTGAAATAGACCTTgagttttaaaagggggaaatcaTGGTAaagttttaaaagggggaaatcaTGGTAACAAACTTGCCATGTGctgagacataggaagctgccatataccgggtcagctgccatatactgggtccatctagctcagtattgtctgcacagcggcttctccagggttgcaggcaggagtctctctcagccctgtcttggagatgccagggagggaacttggaaccttctgcatgcaaacatgcaagtgctcatcccagagcagccccatcccctgaggggactatcttacagtgctcacatgtagtctcctgttcagatgcaaccagggtggaccctgcttagcaaagggggcaattcatgcttgctatcacaagaccagctctcctcccatgatacAAGTTTTAGGTGTTCATTAACACTTTATTTGAAATGATATGTGAGAGACATAAGCACACACAACTGACTGAAGAAAATATGTCTTTGTTCTAAACAGTAACAGAACAATGGCCTCTTGCATAAATGGCCAACACAACCAACACCTCTATTTTGCCCCTGGGGGCATTAATTTGATTACCTAAAAGAAGAGTTTCTGCAAAGCCAGTGAAACCACACCTGGTTCAAGGGTTCAGTGAGTGAATAGTTCCCAAAGGGAAAAGAGCTCAGCATTTATTTGGCACACAGTTGTGTGGCACCTGAATTCAGTAATGTGTATCTGATATTTACAGCCTTTTAGAAAATCCACATATGACTCTAAGCTACAGTAATAAAAACTGGAATATGTAATGAATTTCTTGCGCACTGTAGTGTGAACTAAAGAGGGTAGATTTGCCTGTTTTGAGACTTAGGCAATACATTATCACAACAGCCAGCTAGATGGACAGCTAGATAACTGAATTTCAGGAAAAGCAATTGGAAATTACAGCAGTGACCAGTTTGGCAGCTATACATGTTTCCTTATAGCTGGGCAAAGGCATATTCACTTGAACAATACATATTATTCCACAGCCATTTAATAAAGTACACATATAGCATCACAATAGAACTGGCAGCTTTAATCAAAAGACCGTAACTTCATAAATGGTACCACTAATCGCTATGGAGCTGAGAGAGAAACTTTCTACACAGATCTAAGAATTGAAGATGGGCAGTGTTTAAAACCAGGATAATCCTTttttccttccccacctccttaGTCCAATTACCCTTCTTATCTATTGGAATGCAGTGAATTTTGGAGATGACTGCAGCCTTAAAACAGTGAAGACACCGTTTCATAGGTTTTAGTTTGTtgtcccccccgcctccccccacacacacttgtttgcttaaataaagtaaagtgtgctgtcaagtcaattttgacttactggtgcccacagagcactctggttttctttggtagaatataggaggggtttaccattgccgcctcccgcgcagtatgagatgatacctttcagcatctttctatatcgctgctgcctgatatagtaccagcggggatttgaaacgGCTTACATAGTTGCTCCAATTTATGTTCtggccaagatccaaagaaaTGGTTTTGTGTCTCTAGTGGGAGCTTTGGATTCAtgtttcttgaacagcagctcCCCATGGTACATGATAAACCACTTTTGAACCCAAGGAAAGTTTCGAAGGCAGGTTTTGATGTGGTGATTTACTGTTCAAAGACACAATTTAGAAATCCCACGGAGTGTGTACAAAGCCATCAGGCATGCCATAGCTCTTTGGATCGGAGCCATTAACTTGTCTCACCCCCCCTCGccccgcccccaacatactatcCTAGAAAAATAAAGGAGACTATTCGATTTCTCCCCTATGCATTGTTTTTTCTCTAACAAAATGTAGATGTGCTGTTTTAGAATGACTGTGCTTTAAGAGGTTGAGATTTAGGAATGTGATGGGGTACAGCAGAGCTTTCTTGAACAATCCTCAAATAGGTACAAATATACACATTGTGCTCTGTAAAACATATACAGTGGCATGACCCAGTTTGGGACACTTAACTTGTGGCAGACTGATGTACAGACATAGGCACAAAATCCTGGCTTTTGGAACCCAACATGATGGACTTCTTGGATGTTAAAGGATTTTCAATTATGGTGGCCAGTTGGACACCATCTGCATTTCTAATCTCAACTCCTTGGGCAGACTGGACCTGCTTGTTGAACTCTTCTGAACTGCATGATTCACTTTTTCCCCATGCCTCTCCCTTGTTCTCTGTTGTAATGCTCTGTCCCTCTGAACCCTCTCTTCTTCTGCGCCACCATAGATGCATACAACCATATACGAGTATACCAACGATGATAAGAAGCAGAACTGAGCTGGTTAGCCATATGCCCACTGCCAGCTCTTTCTTTTTGTTACTTGTGGATGCTGGGTCTTGTTTGAGAGTGTTAAAAATTCTGCATTGGTCGCTGGATGGGTTTGCAGACTGGCATGTTACACACAGAATATACGTTGTTAACGGAATCAAGTTCTCAATGACAAATGAAGAACGACTGGCTGGCACTCTTTCCTCTTTCTGAAAATATTTTCTGGTATAGCCTGTCAGCATTTTGTCCCAGTTGGGATTGTACATTATGCTGTAAAAGCTGTCAGTGCAGCTCGCCATTTTGGGCCAGATTACCAGGGCTGTGCTTCCAGTTACATTTTGTACTACGACTCCCATTGTGATACCCTTTGTCTTCGGAATATTTCACTTGAAATAGCGATGGCTTTAGGGTTCAGGAGACCCAAGAAGTTCCAACAAGCGGATCTCAGATGATCACAAGCCACTGGTATTCTGCAATTTAAGAAAACAATCTAGCTAACTATTTGGAAACATTGAATTGTATTTCTAAGAGCATTTTGCCTTAATTTATAATAAAAGGAAAACCAATTACATAAGGGTTTGCTGTTCAGGCATTTACTTATTAAGTTTAtgtgctactttttttttttaagggagggaAAAGCTCAGAGCAACTTACATGACACTCCCAGTGGTCTCCCATCAGGTCCACACTCTGTTACAACTGAAGCTACAATTATTGAGTGCTCCTGGTGTTTGTGGTGttgcttcaaatttatttattaatttgttcactttttatattgccttttataaggcatcccaaagtggtttacaaaatttaaaatacaataaaactccataaaaatcacatttaaaaccttaatcagttaaacagtaaaaaccataagaGACcaatagaaaaaacaaaaacccaaccacCATAAAATAGATAAACAGAATCAGGAAAGCTGATAAAActgcagcccctaaggggtaaaagcttgaacaaataaaaaggtttgtagttttttaaaagcagccacacagAGATGTCACAGTGTGGACgttcactgggaaagcattccagagcctgggggcaacaacagagaaggctgtgTCCTGTGTGCATGGCAGTTTACTCTCTGTGtctgcacatggagcaaaggcccctctgacgacCTTGTTGgctgggcagaaacccttgggagcaggcagtactTCAAgtatccagggctcaaaccattaagggctttaaaggtaataactagcattttgaattggatccagaaacaaattggcagccagtgtagctctttcaaaataggtgtaatatactCCGAGTGAGCAATTCCAGAAAGagtcctggcagctgcattctgcaccaactgaaatttccaaatttTCTTCAAGGACAGCTTCATGTAAAGCATGTTGcaataatccagccatgacatgactaaggcatgggtaaccatggccagttCTGCCTTCTGGAAAAAGGGCCAGAgatggtgcactagccgaagctgtgaaaaggcatctctggccactacctccaaaagcagagccaggtccagcaatacccccaagctgcacacttactctttcaaggggagtacaaccccatccagagctggttgaagcACCCTATcccgattggctttcctactgaccggCAGCACCTCCGTTTTGTCTGGATTCAACCttagtttgctagcccacatctagcccatcactgcccccagcctctggttcagta of the Hemicordylus capensis ecotype Gifberg chromosome 3, rHemCap1.1.pri, whole genome shotgun sequence genome contains:
- the FNDC9 gene encoding fibronectin type III domain-containing protein 9, which produces MGVVVQNVTGSTALVIWPKMASCTDSFYSIMYNPNWDKMLTGYTRKYFQKEERVPASRSSFVIENLIPLTTYILCVTCQSANPSSDQCRIFNTLKQDPASTSNKKKELAVGIWLTSSVLLLIIVGILVYGCMHLWWRRRREGSEGQSITTENKGEAWGKSESCSSEEFNKQVQSAQGVEIRNADGVQLATIIENPLTSKKSIMLGSKSQDFVPMSVHQSATS